One window of Chamaesiphon minutus PCC 6605 genomic DNA carries:
- a CDS encoding tetratricopeptide repeat protein produces the protein MNEAQNSTTQLPSLPADRTTSNPSQLATLYESIGQHTEVEALYTHSLSISEQHFGTDHLYTAQNLNNLAVLYESMGKYTEAESLYTRTLSIREEQLGTSHPFTVQSLNNLGLLYESMGRYTDAEPFYSRSLTIREDRLGGNHLHTAQSLYSLAQLYAAMGRYTEAEPLYLRSHQICDRQLGADHIDTAQSLNHLAGLYLVMGRYAEAEPLFLRAHEIYERQLGANHLDTAQSWHELANVYLEMGRYEQAESIYIRALKIYEQKFGINHIEIVDSLNYLASFYSVIARYEDAESLYLRALKIREQQLNPTHLDLVASLHNLAGLYKSLQQYEDAQPLYERALAICEQQLGGEHTYTAQSLERLANLNYERGQFPDAQSQLIRALKIYERQLGGDHPYTAQGLNSLASLYYRIKRYAEAEPLYARALGIYERQLGRNHPNTAQSLNNLAVLYDKTGNYAAAEPLYVRALEIRQRQLGENHPHTAQSLNNLGSLYYKTGRYSEAESCYTQSLAIREQQIGADSLQIATSLNNLAFVYQSMQQDGNAEEFYTRSLAIREQNLGADHPKTQKVRLDFLDFLQQVVNTGRVDRLSNRPLTQALVKKLQQQSELK, from the coding sequence ATGAACGAGGCTCAAAATTCTACTACTCAGTTACCATCGTTGCCAGCCGATCGGACTACCAGCAATCCCAGTCAACTCGCAACATTGTATGAGTCGATCGGTCAACATACAGAAGTAGAAGCCCTTTATACTCACTCACTTAGTATTTCAGAACAGCACTTTGGTACCGACCATCTCTATACTGCTCAAAATCTGAATAATTTAGCAGTTTTATACGAGTCAATGGGTAAATATACTGAGGCCGAATCTCTCTATACTCGAACTTTGTCGATTAGAGAAGAACAATTAGGCACGAGTCATCCCTTTACCGTCCAAAGCTTAAATAATCTCGGACTCTTGTATGAGTCGATGGGTCGTTATACGGATGCAGAGCCATTTTACAGTCGCTCTTTGACGATTCGCGAAGATCGCCTGGGAGGCAATCATCTTCACACCGCTCAAAGTTTGTACAGCTTAGCTCAGTTATATGCGGCCATGGGACGATATACCGAAGCCGAACCCTTATATTTGCGTTCTCACCAGATTTGCGATCGTCAATTAGGTGCAGACCATATCGACACGGCTCAAAGCTTGAACCACTTAGCAGGCTTGTATCTGGTCATGGGCAGATATGCTGAAGCCGAGCCGCTGTTTTTGCGCGCTCATGAAATCTACGAGCGACAATTAGGCGCAAACCACCTCGATACCGCCCAAAGTTGGCACGAACTGGCAAATGTGTATCTAGAGATGGGTCGTTACGAACAAGCCGAATCTATTTATATTCGCGCGCTCAAGATTTACGAGCAAAAATTTGGCATCAACCACATTGAAATAGTAGATAGTCTCAATTACTTAGCTAGTTTTTACTCCGTAATAGCTCGGTACGAAGATGCTGAATCTCTTTATTTGCGCGCGCTCAAAATTCGCGAACAACAACTGAATCCCACCCACTTAGATCTTGTTGCCAGCTTGCATAATTTAGCAGGACTCTATAAGTCGCTCCAACAATATGAAGATGCACAACCTCTGTACGAGCGCGCTCTGGCAATCTGCGAACAGCAATTAGGTGGGGAACATACTTATACAGCTCAAAGTCTGGAGCGGTTGGCAAATCTCAATTACGAGAGGGGTCAATTTCCCGATGCACAATCGCAACTGATTCGCGCGCTCAAAATTTACGAGCGACAGTTGGGTGGGGATCATCCTTATACCGCTCAGGGACTGAACAGTTTAGCTAGTTTGTACTATCGAATCAAAAGGTACGCCGAAGCCGAACCATTATACGCCCGCGCGTTGGGAATCTACGAACGACAATTAGGTCGTAATCATCCCAACACGGCTCAGAGCCTAAATAATTTAGCCGTTTTATACGATAAGACTGGCAATTACGCTGCTGCCGAACCGTTGTATGTCCGCGCCTTAGAAATCAGACAACGTCAGTTAGGCGAGAATCATCCCCACACCGCACAGAGTCTCAATAATTTAGGAAGCTTGTACTATAAAACAGGCCGATATAGCGAGGCAGAATCATGTTATACCCAATCGTTAGCAATCAGAGAGCAGCAGATAGGTGCCGATAGTCTTCAAATTGCCACTAGTCTCAACAACCTAGCTTTTGTATATCAATCAATGCAACAAGACGGCAATGCCGAAGAATTCTATACTCGATCGCTAGCAATTAGAGAGCAAAATCTAGGTGCAGATCATCCCAAGACTCAAAAAGTGCGCTTAGATTTTCTTGACTTTTTACAGCAAGTCGTGAATACTGGACGAGTCGATCGACTTTCAAACCGCCCTCTAACTCAAGCTTTAGTGAAGAAGCTACAACAACAGTCAGAACTCAAATAG
- the rplC gene encoding 50S ribosomal protein L3 — protein sequence MSIGILGTKLGMTQIFDKETGRAIPVTVVQAGPCTVTQIKTKATDGYGSVQIGFDEVKEKALNRPELGHLKKSEAPPLRHLQEFRVDNPDNWTLGQEIKPDIFTVGQIIDVTGNSIGKGFAGWQKRWNFARGPMSHGSKNHREPGSTGAGTTPGRVYPGKKMAGRLGGKRITIKKLVVVQIDVERNVLLIEGSVPGKPGALLRIVPEVKVGK from the coding sequence GTGTCTATCGGTATTCTCGGCACCAAACTCGGCATGACCCAAATTTTCGACAAAGAGACAGGGAGAGCAATTCCTGTCACCGTCGTTCAAGCAGGCCCATGCACCGTTACACAGATCAAAACTAAAGCCACTGATGGATATGGCTCCGTCCAGATTGGTTTTGATGAAGTCAAAGAAAAAGCATTAAACAGACCAGAACTAGGTCACCTCAAAAAATCTGAGGCTCCACCACTGCGTCACTTGCAAGAATTTCGGGTCGATAACCCCGACAATTGGACGCTCGGTCAAGAAATCAAGCCAGATATCTTTACTGTCGGTCAAATTATCGACGTCACAGGTAACAGTATCGGTAAAGGTTTTGCAGGTTGGCAAAAACGTTGGAACTTCGCCCGTGGGCCGATGTCTCACGGTTCCAAAAATCACCGCGAACCTGGTTCGACTGGTGCTGGTACCACTCCCGGTCGCGTCTACCCTGGTAAAAAGATGGCAGGACGACTAGGTGGCAAACGGATTACGATCAAGAAATTGGTAGTAGTCCAAATCGATGTCGAGCGGAACGTCTTACTGATCGAAGGTTCCGTTCCTGGCAAACCCGGCGCGCTACTGCGGATTGTGCCTGAAGTCAAAGTAGGTAAATAA
- the rplD gene encoding 50S ribosomal protein L4 produces MANCVIRNWQGEEAGSATLELAVAKEENASHIVHRALIRQTNNARQGTASAKTRAEVRGGGRKPWKQKGTGRARAGSIRSPLWRGGGVIFGPKPKDYNMKMNRKERRLALRTALMGRIEDIIVVQDFAANLAQPKTKEFVQAMTRWGVEPDGKVLVIVAEVDDNTLLSVRNIANVKMISASGLNVFDLLNADQIVATAEAIAKIQEVYNDD; encoded by the coding sequence ATGGCTAATTGCGTCATCCGCAACTGGCAAGGCGAGGAAGCTGGCTCCGCCACCCTCGAATTGGCTGTTGCTAAAGAAGAAAATGCTTCTCACATCGTTCACCGCGCACTAATTCGGCAGACAAACAACGCTCGTCAAGGTACTGCTAGTGCCAAGACTCGCGCCGAAGTCCGAGGCGGCGGTCGCAAACCCTGGAAACAAAAAGGCACCGGACGCGCGCGTGCGGGTTCGATCCGTTCGCCACTCTGGCGGGGTGGTGGGGTAATTTTTGGACCAAAGCCCAAAGATTACAACATGAAAATGAACCGCAAAGAGCGACGGTTGGCCTTGCGGACTGCGCTGATGGGTCGGATTGAAGATATTATCGTCGTCCAGGATTTTGCGGCTAATTTAGCTCAACCCAAAACCAAAGAGTTCGTCCAAGCGATGACTCGGTGGGGTGTAGAACCTGACGGTAAAGTATTGGTGATCGTTGCTGAAGTTGATGACAATACCTTGTTGTCAGTACGGAATATTGCCAATGTTAAAATGATTTCGGCTTCGGGACTCAACGTTTTCGATCTCCTGAATGCAGACCAGATTGTCGCTACTGCTGAAGCGATCGCTAAAATCCAGGAGGTTTACAATGACGATTAG
- a CDS encoding 50S ribosomal protein L23 has translation MTIRVADRDLPDLIRNVIVTEKATIMMEQNKYVFDVVPQATKPQIKAAIESLFEVKVKRVDTQNLPRKTRRVGKFLGAKPKYKRAIVTIVEGQEIVLFPEV, from the coding sequence ATGACGATTAGAGTTGCTGACCGCGATTTACCAGATTTAATTCGGAATGTAATTGTGACTGAGAAAGCCACAATTATGATGGAACAAAACAAATACGTTTTTGACGTAGTTCCTCAGGCCACTAAGCCCCAAATCAAAGCCGCGATCGAGTCCTTATTTGAGGTCAAAGTCAAACGCGTAGATACCCAAAATTTACCTCGCAAAACTCGCCGCGTCGGTAAATTTCTCGGTGCCAAACCCAAATACAAACGGGCAATTGTCACGATCGTCGAAGGTCAAGAGATCGTTCTCTTCCCTGAAGTTTAA
- the rplB gene encoding 50S ribosomal protein L2 — translation MGTRSYRPYTPSTRETVISDFAEITASSPEKSLVYNKHRAKGRNNRGVITSRRRGGGHKRLYRQIDFRRQDKINIPARVATIEYDPNRNARIALLFYKDGEKRYILHPIGLEVGTEIITGPESPFEIGNALPLINIPLGTTVHSVELTAGKGAQIARSAGAAAQLVAKEGDYVTLKMPSGEVRMVRKECYATIGQVGNTEARNMSAGKAGRNRWKGRRPKVRGSVMNPVDHPHGGGEGRAPIGRSGPVTPWGKPTLGYKTRKKKKASSELIIRRRRKSSKRGKGGRQN, via the coding sequence ATGGGAACCCGTTCTTATCGGCCATATACGCCCAGTACTCGCGAAACCGTAATTTCAGACTTTGCTGAAATTACTGCGAGTTCGCCGGAAAAATCACTTGTCTACAATAAGCACCGCGCTAAAGGGCGCAACAATCGCGGTGTCATTACTAGTCGCCGTCGCGGTGGCGGTCACAAACGTCTCTATCGTCAGATCGACTTCCGTCGTCAAGACAAAATCAATATCCCCGCACGGGTCGCGACGATCGAATACGATCCTAACCGCAACGCGCGGATTGCCCTCCTGTTTTACAAAGACGGCGAAAAACGGTACATCCTGCATCCGATTGGTTTAGAAGTCGGTACCGAAATCATCACAGGGCCAGAGTCGCCATTTGAAATTGGTAATGCTCTACCTCTAATTAACATCCCGCTAGGTACGACAGTACATAGTGTCGAGCTTACTGCTGGTAAAGGTGCTCAAATCGCTCGTTCTGCTGGTGCAGCAGCGCAACTAGTAGCTAAAGAAGGCGACTATGTAACTCTGAAAATGCCTTCTGGAGAAGTTCGGATGGTACGCAAAGAATGCTACGCCACCATCGGTCAAGTTGGTAACACTGAAGCACGGAACATGAGTGCGGGTAAAGCCGGACGCAACCGTTGGAAAGGTCGCCGTCCGAAGGTCAGAGGTAGCGTCATGAACCCTGTCGATCACCCACATGGTGGTGGTGAGGGTCGCGCGCCCATCGGTCGTTCCGGCCCAGTTACGCCTTGGGGTAAACCCACTCTGGGCTACAAAACTCGTAAGAAGAAGAAGGCTAGCAGCGAACTCATTATCCGCCGTCGCCGTAAATCCTCGAAACGTGGTAAAGGCGGTCGTCAGAATTAG
- the rpsS gene encoding 30S ribosomal protein S19 — protein MGRSLKKGPFVADHLMTKVEKMNASGRKDVIKTWSRASTILPQMVGHTIAVHNGRQHVPVFVSDQMVGHKLGEFAPTRNYRSHSKGDKKSGR, from the coding sequence ATGGGTCGTTCTCTCAAAAAAGGTCCTTTTGTCGCAGATCATCTGATGACAAAGGTAGAAAAAATGAATGCATCTGGTCGTAAAGATGTCATCAAAACTTGGTCGCGGGCTTCCACGATCTTGCCCCAAATGGTCGGCCACACGATCGCGGTACACAACGGTCGTCAACACGTACCTGTCTTTGTTTCCGATCAAATGGTCGGTCACAAATTAGGTGAATTTGCACCCACGCGGAACTACCGTTCCCACTCGAAGGGAGACAAAAAATCCGGCAGATAA
- the rplV gene encoding 50S ribosomal protein L22, translated as MAIDNKTEIKAVAKYIRMSPFKVRRVLDQIRGRSYREALIILEFMPYKACEEIIKVLRSAVANAEHNNGMNPAKLVVSTAFADGGPALKRFRPRAQGRAYKIRKPTCHITVAVAEMN; from the coding sequence ATGGCGATCGATAACAAAACAGAAATTAAAGCAGTTGCGAAATACATTCGCATGTCTCCCTTTAAAGTGCGCCGCGTACTAGACCAAATTCGGGGACGTTCTTACCGCGAAGCCTTGATTATTCTCGAATTCATGCCTTATAAAGCATGTGAAGAGATTATCAAAGTCTTGAGATCGGCTGTAGCTAATGCCGAGCATAACAATGGGATGAATCCAGCCAAGTTAGTAGTTTCTACTGCCTTTGCCGACGGTGGCCCCGCACTCAAACGCTTCCGCCCCAGAGCGCAAGGTCGCGCTTACAAAATCCGCAAACCGACATGTCACATCACCGTGGCAGTGGCGGAAATGAACTAG
- the rpsC gene encoding 30S ribosomal protein S3 encodes MGQKIHPVGFRLGITQEHRSRWYADTRKYSEVLQEDYIIRQHIEKDATLATAGISKVRIERKADQIELEIHTARPGVVVGRQGSGIEVIRQALLKKLGTDRQIRINVIEIAKVDADAALIAEFIAQQLSRRVSFRRVVRQAIQRAQRAEVKGIKIQVGGRLNGAEIARTEQAREGSVPLHTLRADIDYASKTADTTYGIIGVKVWVFKGEIIPGQENLEVPSAAQPKRRQQQQRRRQQFEDRSDEG; translated from the coding sequence ATGGGACAGAAGATTCATCCAGTTGGCTTTAGACTCGGCATCACGCAAGAACACCGCTCGCGGTGGTATGCAGATACCCGTAAATACTCTGAAGTTCTGCAAGAAGACTACATCATTCGCCAGCACATCGAAAAAGATGCCACCCTAGCCACTGCTGGGATTTCTAAGGTGCGGATCGAGCGTAAAGCCGACCAAATCGAACTCGAAATCCACACAGCTCGCCCTGGTGTCGTCGTCGGTCGTCAAGGCAGTGGCATCGAAGTCATCCGTCAAGCATTACTCAAAAAACTCGGTACCGATCGTCAGATTCGGATTAACGTAATTGAGATTGCCAAAGTTGACGCTGATGCCGCTCTAATTGCCGAATTTATCGCGCAACAACTCTCGCGCCGCGTTTCCTTCCGTCGCGTCGTCCGTCAGGCGATTCAACGAGCACAACGCGCCGAAGTTAAAGGGATCAAAATTCAGGTCGGCGGACGCCTCAATGGAGCTGAAATCGCACGGACCGAACAAGCTCGTGAAGGTAGCGTACCTTTGCACACCTTACGTGCCGATATCGACTATGCTTCCAAAACCGCAGATACCACCTATGGCATCATCGGCGTAAAAGTTTGGGTCTTTAAGGGCGAAATTATCCCCGGACAGGAAAATCTAGAAGTACCTAGTGCTGCTCAACCCAAGCGTCGGCAACAGCAACAACGCCGTCGCCAGCAGTTTGAAGACCGCTCAGATGAAGGATAG
- the rplP gene encoding 50S ribosomal protein L16, with amino-acid sequence MLSPRRTKFRKQQRGRMTGLATRGNEIAFGQFGLQAIEPSWITSRQIEACRRAMNRYLKRGGKIWIRIFPDKPVTMRPAETRMGSGKGSPEFWVAVVKPGRILFEIGGVPEETARESMRLAMHKLPIKVKFIVKSHLEDETD; translated from the coding sequence ATGTTAAGTCCTAGAAGAACGAAATTCCGCAAACAACAACGCGGACGCATGACTGGTTTAGCAACCAGAGGAAATGAAATCGCTTTCGGTCAATTTGGATTACAAGCGATCGAACCATCCTGGATCACCTCCCGCCAGATCGAAGCCTGTCGGCGAGCCATGAACCGCTATCTCAAACGTGGTGGTAAAATCTGGATTCGGATTTTCCCCGATAAGCCTGTAACCATGCGCCCAGCAGAAACCCGGATGGGTTCTGGTAAAGGTTCTCCCGAATTTTGGGTAGCAGTTGTCAAGCCCGGTCGAATTTTATTCGAGATTGGTGGCGTCCCCGAAGAAACCGCACGGGAATCGATGCGTCTGGCGATGCACAAGCTACCGATTAAGGTCAAATTCATTGTTAAATCACATTTAGAAGACGAGACGGATTAG
- the rpmC gene encoding 50S ribosomal protein L29 — translation MALPKIADAIALTDEELAAEIIAVKRTLFDLRLRQATRRLEKTHEFKHNRHKLAQLLTVEHQRKTAKV, via the coding sequence ATGGCTCTGCCCAAAATTGCCGATGCAATCGCTCTAACCGATGAAGAACTAGCCGCCGAGATTATCGCTGTCAAACGCACTCTGTTCGACCTGCGCCTCCGCCAAGCTACCCGTCGCTTAGAAAAAACCCACGAATTCAAACATAACCGCCACAAACTAGCGCAGTTATTGACCGTGGAACACCAACGTAAAACCGCCAAGGTTTAG